GGCCGTAACTCGGCCTTTATTACCGGCTTTGAGCGATCTGATTTTGGCAGGATATTGCAGCGTAATCTGCAGGGAACGCAATTTAAATTCTATCCAGACCCATACCCCGAGCAAAATCTGTTTTACCGCAGCGATAACGCCACGCTGGCCATGCAGGGCGTACCAGCCCACACTATCAGCACGGATCAGATTGATGTAGACCATGACTATCACCAGGTAACAGATGAATTGAAAACCCTGGATGTGAAAAACATTACGCTGGCCATCCGTGCTATTGCGCTCAGCGCGCGTACAATTGTGTCGGGTAAAGATGCGCCTACCAGGGTAGCTAAGTTTGAGCGCTGATTAACGGCAGTTCATTCGTAGAGCCACATATTTGTGGCTCTTTTGGGTATGTGCTTTTGCATATCGATTTGCATAGGGGAGTCACAAATATGTGGCTCTACAAAAAGCGTGTGGGGTGTCATCCTGAGCGTCGTCGAAGGGTGGGCGAAGGCAAAGGGAGTTATTTTATTACAATAACTTTTCCTGTTTCTTTTTTAATGATTTTGAAGGTCATTTGTCCCTTGATTTTTATTAGCGAATCGCCTTGCTGTATCTGATGGTTTATAAGCCAATCATTATCACCCAAACAATACTCCCGGCCCCGTATTTTAACAGTAGGGGTTCCTTTAACATCATATTCTACCGTATCTACATTCCCGTTAAAGCCGTAGTTCTTAACAATAATGGTGCCCCTAATGTAAAGTATGCCCATTAACACGAGAAATGCCGGGAATGTTATTGCCATAAATCTGAAGGTTTGTTTTTCGTTCATTATTATAGAGATGCCGATCTGATTAAGTGTAGCTATTTTAAATGTTTCCTCACGCCCGTAAATGCGGCTTCCGCCATAGCACAATGCGCCAAACTACCTCGGCGCTCAGCAGGCAGCCAATGGCAAATAATGCCGGTTTAAGTGCATTGCCCTGTGCTATCATCACGCCGGAAAGCGCAATGCTGTAAACGCCCACCGGCAAGATAAGTAACGCGCACAGCCACGTTGTGGACAACGGAACGCGGAACGGCCGTGGACGACTTGGTTCCCGGATGCGCATTTTTATCAAGGTGATATATTCCAGGAACAGACCGGCGCCGTAGATGGTTACATCGATGATCACCAGATCGCCAAAATCCCAGAAAGTCATTAGGCTGATAACAACGGAGCAAACGATGATTGATACATACGGGGTGCCGAAACGCGGGTGCAGGGCATGTAATCTTGCTGGCATCAGCTCATCATCGGCCATAACTTTTGGCAGGCGCGATACGGCCAGTAAATTGGCCGCATACAACCCAATGGCACTGGCCATGCCGCCAATAGAAAGCACAATGCCCAACCACCGGCCAGCCACCAGTTCGCCCAGTGCAGGCATACCCTTTTCTGCAAACTCTTTATACCCGATATGCGATAGCTGAGCCGTAATAATCACACCGACGTATACCACCATCATCAGCAAAAATGCCATAAAAACCGAGCGCAGGTAAGCTCGCTCAGGGCGTTCCACCTCATCAGCATAAGTGGTTACATTGTCCCACCCGAAGCAATTCCACATCACAATATAAATAGCCGAGCCCAGCGAAGGATACGGTAGGCCTTTTAATGACGGCGCAGGTAGCGCAAAACTACCCGTATGTCGCTGCGCAAAAATGACGAATAGCAGGATGAACGGAGCTATCACAATAATGCTCAGCAACTGCGCCACTTTACCTACAGGCACAATGCCCAAAATATTAATCCCGGCCGATCCCCAGATGATGAGCAGGCACATCGCCACCTTCCATACGCCTTCAATGGGTACAAAATAGCTGGCGTACATTACAAACAGCACGGGATAAATGGCCAGGTCGGCAAAGGTATAGAGCCAGGTCCACCAGCCCTCAAATAATCCCCACCTCATGCCTAGGGCATGCTTCACCCATTGATAATAGCCGCCGGTAACGGGCATCATGCTGTTTAGTTCCAGCACCATAAACATGGCGGGGATATCCCATAGCAGGGGCGTAACCAATAGTAACAACAGTGCCGCGTGCTCATGCGCATAGCCTAGCAATGCTTCCAACCCAAACGGCCCGCCAGATACGGTGAAAAAGATAACGGTAACTAATTGTAACGTGCGCAGCTTGCGCGGCTTGGGTTGAGCAGGCATGGGGCTAAGTTAGTGATTAGAGATTAGTTATCGGAGGAGAGGGCGGGATGCTTTAAAATATCGGCGTTGTTAAAATGAATGTGGGCGGGATGTCATCCTGAGCTTTGTCGAAGGGTGCGCGATGGCCTATTAGATAGGTTGTGTTATGCTGAGCCCGTCGAAACATGGCGGGTGGGCCTCTCCGCGCGAGTCTTCGACAGGCTCAGACTGACAGCCCTCTCGTTTGTCATTGCACTTTAATAGTCCTGCCGCCGGGATTCTATTACTCAGCAATGGCATGGTCAACAACAAGGCATGGCCGCTTCAAAAGATAATCGCTACATTTAGCCATCTATGCAAAACTCCGATATCTCTGCCTCCGCACAAAAAGCCCGTTACGGCGTAGATGCGCCGGGCGTAATCCGCAATCTGTTCTTATCGGGAGTAGGGTTATTTCTCATTATTATTTTTTTTCCGGTTATCCGTATTGGCAATGTACAGATCCTTACCCCCGGACTGGTATGGATGGCCTCGTTTCTGGTAATTGGCGGTTTGCTGATGCTGTTTTACTCGCTTAAAGGAAAATTTATCCATCGCGACCGTATGCTCGGTCTGCACCAATGGCAAGGCGATGAGCAGGTGCTGGATGTAGGCACAGGCAAAGGTTTATTAATGATTGGCGCCGCTAAACATTTAACCACGGGTAAGTCTATCGGTATTGATATCTGGAACACGGAAGACCTGAGCGGCAACAACTATGAAAATGCCAATAACAATGCCGCTGTAGAAGGCGTGGCCGATCGTGTGCAGATTCTCAACGAAAATGCCATGGAGATGAGCTTTGACGATAACAATTTTGATGTGATTGTTACCAACCAGGTTATCCACAACATTTACAATAAGGCCGGCAGGCAACGGGCTTGTGAAGAAATTGCGCGGGTATTGAAGCCAGGCGGCAAAGCCATTATATCAGACTGGAAACATATGAACGAGTATCTAGAACATTTTAACGGTCTGGGACTAAGAACAAAAATGCTGACTGCTAATTATTTGACCACCTACCCTCCGTTGAAAATTTTGGTGGTGAAGAAGTGAGTTTGGTTTTTTCGCCTTCTCCGCAGTCGCCCGGCTCCAGCCGAGTGACGACTATCTCGCGGCCTCTGGCCGTAATAATCATTTAAACAAAAAGCGCAACCTGGCATTTGGAAGCAGGTTGCGCTTTTAGTGCGAGTCGAATCCCGGATGTTAAACTTTTAATGAATTATGACTGCTACGGCGGCCAGAGGCCGCGAGATAGTCGTCACTCGCGAAGACGCGAGCGACTGCTCAGTCCCTGATAAATTTCAGCACTCAGCAACCCGCTGCCGCCCCCATAATGTTTCACTATCGGTATTCCCTTGCGGATGTGCTGCAGGGCAAGTATCAGCTCCTTCTCTTCCGTCTCATCAAATCCACTGCCCAGCAGCACCAGTCCGTAGGGTTTGTTTTTCAGATCTTCCAGCGCATCAGCAGGCTCGGCAAAACCGGTGGCTGTCCACTCAGGATTATTGTTAATAAGCCTGATGATGGTGGCCCGGATCTCCGGGTGCCGGCAAAAAACCAGTATTGCTGTTTGCGCCATGGCCTTAGTATTTAAATTCCATTGGTACTTCCATCAGCAGAAACTCTGCGTCACTTTCGGCAGTGATGGTAAACTCGCCGGTGTTCCAGATGCCGAAGCCGTCGCGGGTGTTCACCACCTGGTCGTTCACTTTTACATCGCCTTTCAGTACGAAAACGTAAACGCCATCGCCTTCAGCTTTCATCTGGTAAGTGGTGCTTACGCCTTTATCAAACTCGCCCAGGTGAAACCAGGCTTGCTGGTAAACCCACACACCGGCATCATCGGGGTTGGGCGACAATACCTGTTGCAGTTTGTTATGACGATCGGCCGGATCCAATGTTACCTGGTCATACCTTGGTTCCACATTGCGCTGATTAGGGAATACCCAGATCTGCAGAAATTTTACCGCTTCGTTAGCATCTTTATTATACTCGCTGTGGTAAATGCCGGTGCCGGCGCTCATCACCTGTATATCGCCATTGCGGATAACGGCGGTATTGCCCATGCTGTCTTTGTGCTCTAAATCGCCGCTGAGCGGGATAGAGATAATCTCCATGTTATCATGCGGGTGTTTACCAAAGCCGCCGCCACCCAATACGGTATCGTCATTCAGAACGCGCAGTGCGCCAAAGTGAATCCTTTCAGGATTGTAATAGTTTGCGAAGCTGAATGATTGGTGACTTTGCAGCCAGCCATGGTTTGCAAAACCACGAGTGTCGGCTTTATGTAATACGGTGTTTGCCATGATTGATTGTTTTACTCCTTATTGTTTTTGTTGATACAAATTTACCGCAAGGCGGAAGGGTAAAACGATGATGTAGGTCAAGAATTTTGGGAGCAAAGAATAGAGATTGGTTAATTAGAGATTAGTAAGAGGTTGGAGAGGATGAGCCTTGGCCGGGCGGGGAGAGGTCGGATAGTCGTCACTCGCGTAGACGCCATATGTGTTGGGAACAGCTAAAATCCCCTCTTGAGAGGGGGCGCGTTGACTGTGCGGTTGCAGGGGTGTGTCATTTGCACATATAAAGGACACACCCCTCCACCCCTCTCAAGAGGGGAATCGCACAATCCGAACACATGTGGCGTCTACGCAAGCGACCACGAATGGAATAAACCGAACAAGTATCCTAAAAATCCTACGAATCCTGGTTCATCTCCCGCTTCATCCAGCTAATTACCGCCCTAATCTCCAGATAACTGTAATCATCACCCAAAACTTCCTTTAATGGTGATAGGTATTCACTGCCATAACTCTCCACCGCATCGGCAATAACCGGGAGTTTTTGGGCCGATACAAAGGTGCTGATATCCAGTTCGCCGGTGGTAATAAAGGCACAAAGGTGGTTTTGAACAGTTTGGGGCGATAGATCGCGCTGTTTGGCTATCTCCTCAAAGCTTTTGCCCGATTTGTAGAGGTTGAAACTTTCCTGTTGCGTGTTGCTGGCGCCGGTTGTTTTTGGTTTAGGCTTACGTTCGCGCGCTCGTTTCGTAGTGCGCTCGGCAATTTTTGATGTCAATCCGTTTGCCTGGCAATATGGGATAATGATGTTGAGAAATGCCTCGCCATAACGTTGCAATTTCAGTTCGCCAAAGCCTGATATCTGGCGTAATTCTGGTAAAGACTGCGGCAGGTACGTGGCCAGCTCCATCAGCGTGGCGTCTGAAAGCACGATGTAGGCCGGTACGTTTTCCCGCTCGGCCAGGTCGCGGCGCTGGTTTTTGAGCTGATTGAATAACGGGGCCTCGTGCGGTGGAGTTTCGGGTTGATGCGTTTCTTCGGTGCTTTGTGACAGGGTGAGTTCGATTTTTTCCAACCCTTTCAGCACCGCATCGCTACGCTCAGTCAATTGCAGTACCGGGTAGGCATCCTGACTGGTTTGCAGGTAGCCCAGTTGGATCAGTTCGCGCAGGTGACGTTGCCAGTCGGCTTTGCTGATATCGGCCCCTGCTCCATATGTTTTTAACTGTTTATGTTCTTCCCGAAGTTTGGCGCTGTTTGAGCCACGCAGCAGATCGATTACATAACCCATGCCGAAACGCTCTTTCAGGCGGGCCACAGCCGAGAGGGCTTTCTGGGCAATCACCGTGCCGTCAAACTTTTCAAACTCGCTCAGGCAAACATCACATGAGCCGCAATGACCGGGGAAATCTTCATTAAAATATTTAAGCAGATACTGTCGGCGGCAACTTTGTAACTGGCAATACTGCACCATGTCGTCCAGCTTGCGCAACATAATACGGGTTTGCTCGGGGTTATCTTCCACCTGTGCAAAGCGCTGCAGCTTAAATGCATCACCCGCCGAGAAAAACAGCAGGGCCTCAGACGGCAGTCCATCGCGCCCGGCACGACCGGTTTCCTGGTAATAACCCTCAATATTCCTAGGCAGATCCATGTGCACCACATAGCGCACGTTTGATTTATTGATGCCCATGCCAAAGGCAATGGTCGCTACCATAATGCGCACCTCATCGCGCAGGAAAGCTTCCTGGTTGCGGGCTTTTACATCATTACTGAGTCCGGCATGATAAGCCTCGGCAGAAAAACCTTCTCGTTGTAGTTGTGCGGCCAGGTCTTCGGTAGACTGGCGAGACAAGCAATATATAATGCCCGAATCTTCTTTGTGCTTATCCAGAAAATCCAGCAATTGGCCGGTACTGTTCTTTTTGGGTGCGACAGTGTAATTGATATTAGCGCGGTTGAACGACGATACAAACTGAGCCGGGTTATGCAGGTTCAGTTTCTCCAAAATGTCTTTTCGGGTCAGCTGATCTGCTGTTGCCGTTAATGCGATGACCGGGATATTCGGAAACTCTGTTTTCAGTCCGGCCAGCATCAAATATTCCGGACGAAAATCATGCCCCCAGTGCGAGATACAGTGCGCCTCGTCAATAGCAATGAGCGATACGCTGAGCGATTTCAAAAAATCCGTTAACCGGCTTTCAGATTTAAACAGTCGTTCCGGAGCCAGGTAAAGTAGTTTGATTTCGCCGCTGCGCAGTCGCTGGATAATATCGCTTTGCTCTGCACTGCTCTGAGTGGAGTTGAGGTAAGCAGCCGGGATGCCGGTAACATTCAGTGCATCTACCTGGTCCTTCATCAGCGCGATGAGTGGGGAAATAACAATGGTCAATCCGCCCAGCAGAACAGCAGGTAACTGGTAACAAATAGATTTGCCCCCACCGGTTGGCATCAACACCATGGCATCACCTTTATTGAGCAATTGCTGTACAATAGCCTCCTGCTGATGGCGGAAACTGCTGTAACCAAAGTATTTCTGTAAGGCCTGGGCCGGGGTGGTCATGTGGGTAAATATACTAATATTTTTGGCAAATGCGGGCGGCTCGATTCAGAATTAATTTAATGCGGGGGCGGACTGATTTTGAGCGAAAGAGGATAAAATTTAGTAAATTTGATACTATGAGTATTGCCGAAATTAAACAAAAGCTGCATGAGTATATAGATACCGCTGAAGATGAGCAGTTGCTTGAGGCGGTTTATGATCTACTTGAAAATGGCGGGTCCCCGGAGCGAAATAGTTTGACTGCCGAGCAATGGGAAGAGCTTGATCGCCGTATGGAAGAGTATCAGAATGGCTCGGCTAAAATTTATGATTGGGAAGATGCTGCCAAAAAGATAGAGAGCTCGTTAAAGAAAAAATGAGTTCAATATTTAGTGTCAAAATAAACGAAAAGGCGCTTCACGAACTTGAGGCATCTGTTAAGTGGTATGAAGAAGAACTTCCCGGTTTGGGTGAGCGTTTTTTTGTCGCGGTACGCGAAAAAATCAGGCTGATTGTAAAAGGCCCGTATTTGTATAAATCTTTAAATGAAAAATATCGTCAGGCCGTCTTGGCGGATTTCCCTTTCGTAATTGTTTATTGGATAAATGAACAACAGCAGATCATTATTATTTCGGCTATCTTCCATACTAGCCGCCGTCCCAATAAGAGGATTAGAAAATAACCCAATCTTGATCTTGATGAAACTTCAATAGATTAGCAATTAGTATTGCCAACTGGTCAATCTGCCGTTCTCAAAATAATAATATTCAGTTTTACCACTGGGGCGATTATTGTAAACCCATTGTTCATGAGTGCCCCAGGCGCCCTCGGTCGTGTTTATTTCGTCAGGCTTTTCCATAAACACAAGAAACATTTTTTTTGTCATTCCAACGCTTGGGGTCGCATTATAGATGTCAACACCATAGCTGGGACCATATTTCTTTTTTAGTTCTACCAAATATTGCTTTGCTATAAAATCATTCTTAAAAAAGATTACAGCATCAGTGTGATTTAAGGCTGTATCTTTTATAATGCCAATCTTTGCTTTAAACTTGGCCCGCCAAAGATTTGTATTCATATTGTAATACATCAGTCTAACAGTATCTCCTTCTTTGAGCTCGATTGGCGTTTGCGGTGCTGGCTTTTCAGGTGTCATTGTTGCGCTGCTGATAAGGGTTGCCAATACCGTTTTAGATGGTGCAGACTTAGTTCTTTTTTGAGCGAAAGCAGAAACGATTGCTAACGAAAGTAGAATTGATAATAAGGTTCTCATGCGGTAAAAATAGAAATTTGCGGGCATATTGCGAGGAAGCATTGGCTACTTCCTTTCTCACAAAATAACAAAACCCTGATCTTCGTCATTTTTTAGGCGATGTAATTATGCTTACTTTTGCTGCCTGTTGAAAAATGGCTAAAAAAGGAGTATTACTGGTTAATTTAGGTACGCCCGACAGCGCGGCTACGCCCGATGTGCGTAAATACCTGAACGAGTTTTTGATGGATGGGCGTGTGATCGATATCAACCCGGTATCGCGCGCATTGCTGGTACGCGGGGTGATTACGCCATTCCGCGCGCCGAAATCGGCAAAGTTGTATAAAGAAATCTGGTCGGCCGAGACAGGTTCTCCCCTGCTTTACTATAGCGTCCGCCAGCAGGAATTGCTGCAAAAGCGCCTTGGAGATGAGTATATGGTAGAGCTGGCTATGCGCTACCAAACCCCATCTATTGAGGCGGCTTTAGATCGATTGAAGGCTGCGCTGGTAGAAGATATCCGTGTAATTGCCCTGTTCCCGCAGTATGCATCGGCCAGTACCGGCTCGGTGTATGAGAAGGTGATGCGTTTGGTGGGTCAGTGGCCTACTATTCCTAATATCTCGTTTATCAACTCTTTCCATGATAACCCGTTGATGATTGAGGCTTTTGCCCAAAACGCCCAGAAACATCAGCCTGAGCAATTTGACCATGTCCTGTTCAGCTTCCACGGCTTGCCGCAACGCCAGCTGGTGAAGTGTGACCATACCCACAATCACTGCCTGAAATCGGCCGATTGCTGCCAGACGTTGACTGATGTGAATAAGTTCTGTTATTCAGCGCAATCATATGACACCGCACGGTTGATTGCCCAAAAAATGGGATTGAAGAAAGAGCAGTACACGGTATGCTTTCAATCTCGCCTGGGTAGCGATCCATGGGTGCAGCCATACACCAGCGTGGTGATTGAAGACCTGGCCAAACAAGGTAAAAAGAAACTGCTGGTATTTTGTCCCGCCTTTGTGGCCGATTGCCTGGAAACCGTATATGAGGTTTCTGTGGAGTACGATGGCGAGTTTAAACAGCACGGCGGTGAGCACGTGCAGCTGGTAGAAAGCCTGAACGATAACCCCCTATTTATTGATGCCCTGGAGGGGATGGTGAAGAACAGGTAATTCACTGACTTCAATCATGGTAGTTATAGTAGTTTTCTTTTCAATTATAATTATCCTCTGGCTAGTCAATCTGTACCGTTGGTCTACCGTCAAATATCTAAATATTGAAGCCGGTGTTCTTTACGTAACCTACAGCAGATTACTGCGCAGGCGATTAAAAAAGAGTTATCCGCTGTCAGAAATCGATTTTATTTATCGCGATCGGCCTATTGCCGACAGATGGTTTGACGTTGGATTAAACTCGCGAATGGCCAGAAGAGGAAATGTGTTAACCGTTTTTTGGAAACAAACCGCTCTTTTTGATCTTGAACCCGGGAACTACGGCTGGAAAGACTATGGCATCAGGCAGGTAGCACTTGATTTGAAGCACTCTGGCGTGAAACAGGTTGTTGATAAGTATGGAGATAAAGACGTGGTGCTTGAATAAAACTAGTCTTCTCGGATAATATACCCCACAATCGCCTCGGTTGCCCCAATCTTATTTGCCACATAATTGCGGGCTTTATCTCCTGCAGCATTTCTAAAACCGGCATCGCCTAAAACCTTGGCGGCAATACTATTTAGCTCTTCCTGATTATTGATACTAAAGCCAGCCTGTAAGGCAATCAGCTCGCGTGCTTCGCGAAACTTTTGATATTTGGGTCCGAAGATAACCGGTAGGCCAAAAGCTGCGCCTTCCAGTGTATTGTGGATGCCCGCGCCAAAGCCTCCGCCAATGTAAGCGGCATCGCCATATTGGTAGAGTGATGACAGCATGCCAATGTTATCAATTACCAGCACGCGGTAATTAGAAAGCGCTTTCGATGCATTTGCGATCTGCGAGAAGCGAACGGTTGCATCAGCAGGAAGTACATTCATTAATCGGCTCACTTTGTCGTCCCCAATCTCGTGCGGTGCGAAGATGAATTTCCAATCGGGATAAGCAGTAATCAGTTGTGCCAGCAGATCTTCATCCGGCGGCCACGAGCTACCGGCTACCAGCAACTTTTGGTTGTTTTTAAACTCGGCTATCAGTGGCAGGTCTTTGGGCTGCTGGGCGTTGGCCCAAACGCGGTCAAACCGGGTATCGCCACTAACGGTTACATTGTCAATGCCAAGATTTTGCAGTAATTGCCGGCTATCATCATCCTGAACAAAGAAATGATTGACCATGCCCAACATTTTGCGGTGCAGGCCGCCATACCATTTAAAAAACACCTGGTTGGGGCGAAAGATGCTGGAGATGATATATAGGGGCACCTGCTGTTTTTGCAGCTCGTTAAAATAATAGTACCAATACTCGTATTTGGTAAAAATAGCCATGCTTGGGTTAATGGCGGCTATAAACCGGCGGGCGTTGGCACGGGTATCCAGCGGTAAATAATATACAGCATCGGCCAGCGGGGTGTTCTTTCTGATCTCATAACCAGAGGGTGAAAAGAACGAGATTACTATAGGACGGTCAGGATAAACAATTTTTAAACGTTCCAGCACGGGACGCCCCTGCTCAAACTCGCCCAATGATGCAAAATGGAACCAGATGCTGTTTTGATGGGTGTTAACAGCTTGATTTTTACGCCCATCAATCCATTGTGCGGCTTTTTTGTTAAAAAAAGATACCAGCTTGATGAGTAGATAATAAATATAGTTTGCTATGTTGTAGATCAATAACATTAAGGGCGAAATTACTATCTTCGCCGTAAAAACCTGCATAAATGGAATCTCGTAAACGGATTTTAATTACCGGTGCCGCCGGTTTCCTGGGTTCGCACCTCTGCGACAGATTTATTAAAGAAGATTATCATGTTATTGGCATGGATAACCTTATCACTGGCGATCTTCGCAATATTGAACATTTGTTTAGCTTGGAAAACTTTGAGTTTTACCATCACGATGTTTCCAATTTTGTGCATGTACCAGGCAAGCTCGATTATATCCTGCACTTTGCCTCGCCCGCCAGCCCGATTGATTACCTGAAAATTCCTATCCAAACCTTAAAGGTAGGCTCATTGGGTACACACAATCTGTTGGGTTTAGCATTGGCTAAAGGTGCCCGCATGCTCATCGCCTCAACATCTGAAGTGTATGGCGACCCGAATATCAACCCGCAGCCAGAAGAATACTGGGGTAACGTAAACCCGGTTGGCCCGCGTGGTGTTTATGATGAAGCCAAACGTTTCCAGGAAGCCATGACCATGGCCTACCATACCTATCACGGTGTTGAAACCCGCATTGTACGTATTTTCAATACTTACGGTCCGCGTATGCGACTGAATGACGGTCGCGTTTTACCAGCATTCATTGGTCAGGCGCTGCGT
This region of Mucilaginibacter yixingensis genomic DNA includes:
- a CDS encoding addiction module protein, translating into MSIAEIKQKLHEYIDTAEDEQLLEAVYDLLENGGSPERNSLTAEQWEELDRRMEEYQNGSAKIYDWEDAAKKIESSLKKK
- a CDS encoding class I SAM-dependent methyltransferase, coding for MQNSDISASAQKARYGVDAPGVIRNLFLSGVGLFLIIIFFPVIRIGNVQILTPGLVWMASFLVIGGLLMLFYSLKGKFIHRDRMLGLHQWQGDEQVLDVGTGKGLLMIGAAKHLTTGKSIGIDIWNTEDLSGNNYENANNNAAVEGVADRVQILNENAMEMSFDDNNFDVIVTNQVIHNIYNKAGRQRACEEIARVLKPGGKAIISDWKHMNEYLEHFNGLGLRTKMLTANYLTTYPPLKILVVKK
- a CDS encoding 3-deoxy-D-manno-octulosonic acid transferase; translation: MLLIYNIANYIYYLLIKLVSFFNKKAAQWIDGRKNQAVNTHQNSIWFHFASLGEFEQGRPVLERLKIVYPDRPIVISFFSPSGYEIRKNTPLADAVYYLPLDTRANARRFIAAINPSMAIFTKYEYWYYYFNELQKQQVPLYIISSIFRPNQVFFKWYGGLHRKMLGMVNHFFVQDDDSRQLLQNLGIDNVTVSGDTRFDRVWANAQQPKDLPLIAEFKNNQKLLVAGSSWPPDEDLLAQLITAYPDWKFIFAPHEIGDDKVSRLMNVLPADATVRFSQIANASKALSNYRVLVIDNIGMLSSLYQYGDAAYIGGGFGAGIHNTLEGAAFGLPVIFGPKYQKFREARELIALQAGFSINNQEELNSIAAKVLGDAGFRNAAGDKARNYVANKIGATEAIVGYIIRED
- the recQ gene encoding DNA helicase RecQ, which encodes MTTPAQALQKYFGYSSFRHQQEAIVQQLLNKGDAMVLMPTGGGKSICYQLPAVLLGGLTIVISPLIALMKDQVDALNVTGIPAAYLNSTQSSAEQSDIIQRLRSGEIKLLYLAPERLFKSESRLTDFLKSLSVSLIAIDEAHCISHWGHDFRPEYLMLAGLKTEFPNIPVIALTATADQLTRKDILEKLNLHNPAQFVSSFNRANINYTVAPKKNSTGQLLDFLDKHKEDSGIIYCLSRQSTEDLAAQLQREGFSAEAYHAGLSNDVKARNQEAFLRDEVRIMVATIAFGMGINKSNVRYVVHMDLPRNIEGYYQETGRAGRDGLPSEALLFFSAGDAFKLQRFAQVEDNPEQTRIMLRKLDDMVQYCQLQSCRRQYLLKYFNEDFPGHCGSCDVCLSEFEKFDGTVIAQKALSAVARLKERFGMGYVIDLLRGSNSAKLREEHKQLKTYGAGADISKADWQRHLRELIQLGYLQTSQDAYPVLQLTERSDAVLKGLEKIELTLSQSTEETHQPETPPHEAPLFNQLKNQRRDLAERENVPAYIVLSDATLMELATYLPQSLPELRQISGFGELKLQRYGEAFLNIIIPYCQANGLTSKIAERTTKRARERKPKPKTTGASNTQQESFNLYKSGKSFEEIAKQRDLSPQTVQNHLCAFITTGELDISTFVSAQKLPVIADAVESYGSEYLSPLKEVLGDDYSYLEIRAVISWMKREMNQDS
- a CDS encoding pirin family protein — its product is MANTVLHKADTRGFANHGWLQSHQSFSFANYYNPERIHFGALRVLNDDTVLGGGGFGKHPHDNMEIISIPLSGDLEHKDSMGNTAVIRNGDIQVMSAGTGIYHSEYNKDANEAVKFLQIWVFPNQRNVEPRYDQVTLDPADRHNKLQQVLSPNPDDAGVWVYQQAWFHLGEFDKGVSTTYQMKAEGDGVYVFVLKGDVKVNDQVVNTRDGFGIWNTGEFTITAESDAEFLLMEVPMEFKY
- a CDS encoding APC family permease; the protein is MPAQPKPRKLRTLQLVTVIFFTVSGGPFGLEALLGYAHEHAALLLLLVTPLLWDIPAMFMVLELNSMMPVTGGYYQWVKHALGMRWGLFEGWWTWLYTFADLAIYPVLFVMYASYFVPIEGVWKVAMCLLIIWGSAGINILGIVPVGKVAQLLSIIVIAPFILLFVIFAQRHTGSFALPAPSLKGLPYPSLGSAIYIVMWNCFGWDNVTTYADEVERPERAYLRSVFMAFLLMMVVYVGVIITAQLSHIGYKEFAEKGMPALGELVAGRWLGIVLSIGGMASAIGLYAANLLAVSRLPKVMADDELMPARLHALHPRFGTPYVSIIVCSVVISLMTFWDFGDLVIIDVTIYGAGLFLEYITLIKMRIREPSRPRPFRVPLSTTWLCALLILPVGVYSIALSGVMIAQGNALKPALFAIGCLLSAEVVWRIVLWRKPHLRA
- a CDS encoding type II toxin-antitoxin system RelE/ParE family toxin, translating into MSSIFSVKINEKALHELEASVKWYEEELPGLGERFFVAVREKIRLIVKGPYLYKSLNEKYRQAVLADFPFVIVYWINEQQQIIIISAIFHTSRRPNKRIRK
- the hemH gene encoding ferrochelatase codes for the protein MAKKGVLLVNLGTPDSAATPDVRKYLNEFLMDGRVIDINPVSRALLVRGVITPFRAPKSAKLYKEIWSAETGSPLLYYSVRQQELLQKRLGDEYMVELAMRYQTPSIEAALDRLKAALVEDIRVIALFPQYASASTGSVYEKVMRLVGQWPTIPNISFINSFHDNPLMIEAFAQNAQKHQPEQFDHVLFSFHGLPQRQLVKCDHTHNHCLKSADCCQTLTDVNKFCYSAQSYDTARLIAQKMGLKKEQYTVCFQSRLGSDPWVQPYTSVVIEDLAKQGKKKLLVFCPAFVADCLETVYEVSVEYDGEFKQHGGEHVQLVESLNDNPLFIDALEGMVKNR
- a CDS encoding UDP-glucuronic acid decarboxylase family protein — translated: MESRKRILITGAAGFLGSHLCDRFIKEDYHVIGMDNLITGDLRNIEHLFSLENFEFYHHDVSNFVHVPGKLDYILHFASPASPIDYLKIPIQTLKVGSLGTHNLLGLALAKGARMLIASTSEVYGDPNINPQPEEYWGNVNPVGPRGVYDEAKRFQEAMTMAYHTYHGVETRIVRIFNTYGPRMRLNDGRVLPAFIGQALRGEPLTMFGDGSQTRSFCYVDDLIEGIYRLLFSDYPSPVNIGNPDEITIREFGEEIIKLTGTDQKLISLPLPTDDPKQRRPDITKAKSILGWEPKVSRSEGLKITYEYFKSLPQELIEKVEHKDFKQYTK